TTGAGACTCATCTGCTGGGGAGGGATTTCCGAAGTTTTCTGATTATTCATCTATTTCATCCTTTTGATTGAAGGGTCACAATATGCGCAAAGCACTGGATACTAAAAAAAAACCATAATAATGTCAAGCGGATACCCTCCCAGACCCGTGGGATCTGTCCCATGAATCAAAGAAAAAATCAAAAAATAAATTTGACACGGCCCCAAAACCCAATTATGACAAAACAGCAGACCGGCGCACATTGATCACAATCAGCAGACACATGAAGGAGTCGTCACCATGAAAATAAAAAAAGCGGTTTTCCCGGTAGCGGGACTGGGCACCCGGTTCATACCGGCCACCAAGGCCATGGCCAAAGAAATGCTTCCCGTGGTGGACAAACCCTTGATCCAGTATGCCGTGGAAGAAGCGTTCCAGGCAGGCATCGAACAGATTATCTTTGTGACGGGCCGGGGGAAGAAAGCCCTGGAAGATCATTTTGACCGTTCATTTGAAATCGAAATCGCTCTGGAACAAAAGAAAAAAACAGACCTGCTCAAGCAGATCCGGGAACTGGTGCCGCCGACGGGCACCATCATATACACCCGTCAGCACGAGCCCTTAGGGCTGGGACATGCCATCTGGTGTGCCAGGGATATTGTGGGGGATGAGCCCTTTGCCGTGCTGCTGGCCGATGACCTGATCCAGACGGACAAACCCGTGCTGTCGGAAATGATCAAAAAATTCGACCGGTTGAGGGCCTCCATGGCAGCGATCATGGAAGTGCCCCGGGACCAGACGGACAAATACGGGATACTGGATGCCACGGAGGTGGAACAAGATATTTTCCGGGTCAATGACATGGTGGAAAAACCGGCACCGGATCAGGCCCCGTCCAATCTGGCCATTATCGGCCGGTATATTCTGATGCCCAAAATTTTTGAGCTGCTGGGGAAAAAAAACAAAGGGGCCGGAGACGAGATTCAGCTCACGGATGCCATGAAAACCCTGCTCCAGGAACAGCCCATTTTCGGATATAAATTTCATGGAAACCGGTTTGACTGCGGGGACAAGGTGGGGTTTCAGATGGCCAACCTGGCCTTTGCCCTGGAACGGCCCGACATGAAAGACCGGCTGGTGGAATTCATCAAATCGATCCGGATCGGTTGCTGACAATCGTTGTTTATGCCTGGTTATACCGGTTGTACAACGCCATCACCTTGCGCACATATTCCCGGGTCTCTTTGAACGGGGGGATCTGCCTGTATCTGTCCACGGCATCGGGTCCGGCATTGTAAGCGGCCAGGGCCAGGGGAATCTGCTGCTGATACCGCGCCAGCATCTGTTTTAAATACCGGGTGCCGGCCATGATATTCTGGGACGGATCAAAGGGATCCGTCACAGACAGAGACGAAAAATTTACCGGCATGATCTGCATCAGTCCTTTGGCCCCTTTGGGGGAGACGGCCGTTGGTTTGAATGCGGATTCCACCCGGATCACGGCTTTGATCAGGGAAAAAGGCACCCCGTGCTGGTCTGCGGCATGGCGGATCAGATCATCATAGCGGTCCGGATCTGTCAAACGGAGATCATTTTTTTTATGTTCCCGCATGTAAAGCACATATTCCGGTGAAGTCGGGGTGTTGGTAAAATGCACGACCCCGTCCTTGTCCACATATCGATAGATATCACTGTGTACGGGTCCGGGAAGCATCAGCCAGAGGGCGGCCCAGAAAAAAAATATGAGCCGGGTCATCAGAACAGCTCCAGCTGAACCGGTTGTTTTTTGTCCGGCACGGCCCGGCCCAAAGTTTCCTGACGGGTCAAACGGGCCTCAATGTCTGTGAGAAAAATCGAGGGCTGCATTTTCCGGCGAACTCCGAACATCTGTCTTTTCCGGGCATGGGTCAGGCAGAGCAGGTCTTTGGCCCGGGTCATGGCCACATAGAACAGCCGGCGTTCTTCCGCCGGATTGTCACAGGCCCCCCCGGTCCGGGCAAACGGAATCACGCCCTGTTCACACCCGGCCACGAACACCACGGGAAACTCCAGTCCCTTGGCTGCATGCATGGTCAGAAGAGACACTTTTTCCACCCCGTTGGCCAGCAGGTCTGAATCCTGGTCCAGGGCCAGCCGGTTCATGAATTCATCCGGATCATCATAAACCCGGGCCAGTGCCTGGATCCGGTCATAGGCTGCGGCGGCCAGCGGATCCCTGGAGATGGTTTTTTCTATTTTCAGAAACCGGGCCATCACGGCCAGCTGTTCATGACCGGGTTTGTCCCGGACCGGATCCCACACCGGTCCCAGAATTCTTTCCGGCCGGATCTGTCTGGTTTCCGAGGGGACCTGGGACTGGAAATGCGTGGACAGGCCCTGGACATCCCGGGCGCTTGCCCGCCGGGTCATCAGCCGGAAAAAGCTCAGCAGCAGCTGGATCTGTGGGCGGTCAAAACCGGCTTTACGGTCGGCAGACTGAAACGGAATCCCATGTTTTTGAAATACGTTGGCAAAGACATCGCCCTGGCGCCGGGTGCGGTACAGCACGGCAAAATCGGAAAATCCATACGACGTATCTTCACCGTCTTCATTTTTCCGGGCGTTGATGGCATCCAGAGACATCCCGCCCATCATGTTTTCAATCATTTTCCCCACAGCCACGGCTTCAGCGGTTTCTGTGGCCGTCTCCTTGATGATCAGTTTCCGGGACCCGTTCACCTGGGAATAAATTTTCTGGGTACCCGGATCAGGCCGGGATTTTGACATCAGTTGAAAGGATGCGTCTAAAATCGTCTGGGTGGACCGGTAGTTCCGGGTGAGGACAATCTGTTCACACCCGGGATAGTCGCTGGCAAACCGATGGAAAAACCGATGGTCCGATCCCCTGAAGCCGTAAATGGACTGATCCGGATCACCGATGACAAACACACGGCTGTGCTGTGCCAGCAGTTTGACCAGTTCATACTGCCCAAAGTTCAAATCCTGGTATTCATCCACAAAAATATGGGCGAACCGTTCCTGAACCAGGGTGCGGACCGGTTCAGACCGGATAAGCAGCTGATAAAACCGAACAATGAGATCTTCGAAATCCATGCCCCCGTGATCCTGCATTTTCTGCTGATACGCCGCATACACCTGTTTGAGCAATACCGGGTCCGGCCCGGCGTCAGACAGATCATCCTCAGGCCCCAGCAGCCGCTGTTTGCACAAACTGATCTGCAAATCCATGTCATCGGCCAGCCGGGACTGCCCGGTTGTTTTCTTCGTGACCTGTACCAGGGCGGCTTTCAACAGTTCTTTTCGGGTATCTTCTTCCAAAAGCCGGTCCGTGAGATCATCATGGGCCATGAGCATGGACAGACAGAACCCGTGGAATGTGGCCGCCGTCACACAGGATCCGCCTTGGGGCCCCACGGTTTGAATCCGTTCCTGGATCTCTTTTGCCGCTTTGTTGGTAAACGTCAATGCCAGGATCCGGTCGGGTGATACCTGGTTTTCCGTGAGCAGATACGCGATCCGGGCCGTGAGGGTCCGGGTCTTTCCCGTGCCCGGGCCGGCAGTGATCAAAATGGCGGATGCCGCAGATGTCACGGCCCGGTGCTGGGATTCATTCAATCCCGTCAGAATTCCCGGTTCCGGATCTTGTGCGACGTTGGGTGAAGACAGTACCGGCCTGGATGATGAAACCGCTGTCGCGCGACTTTGTTCTGGCAATGTCGACTCAGCCGGACTGCCCTGCGGAGCAACGGCTTGTTCAGGGATCCCGGCCTTTTCAATGGGGGTACCCCCCAGGGTCATTTTCAACGGCCGATCCCCTTTGAACCGTGCCAGTTCATCCGGTGTAAACACCTGGACCTTGCCGTATTCTCCGTCATGTCCCGGAGACACGTGAATCCGCCCCGTCCGCATCCGCTTCACGGCTTCGGCCAGCAGCGGCACTCCGGCCGTTTGGATCCGGTCATAGGAATATTGGGTCAGGATGTCCAGTTCCGGTCCCAGGGCCTGGATGGCCTTGTCAAAATATCGGGTGACTTTCTTGGTTTTGGGCCCCACCTGAAAAATATCGGACAGCATGTCTGCCAGCGGGATGATACTGGTATATCCATGCCGGTTTTCCGGGACAAACCCCACAGGCCGTTCTGCCAGTTCCCGGACCCGGTGAAGCACCCCCAGGGTCAGCGGGCGGCCGCAAACCGGACAGATGCCGTCCACCCGGGCGGTCTCATCCGGATCCAGACACACACGGCATTTCCGGTGACCGTCAAAATGGTATTTCCCCTGGTCCGGATACATATCCAGGGTCCCTTGATATCCTTCCAGATCCAGGGTTTCCAGGGATTTTTTCATGGCAAAATAATCCAGCTTTGTGTTGAACACACTGGCATTGCGGCCCAGATACCCGGGCGAATGGGCATCGGAATTGGACATGAGCCGGACATGGTCCAGATCCGCCACCCGCCAGTTCATGGGCGGATCCGAAGACAAACCGGTTTCCACGGCAAAAATATGGGGGGCCAGATCTTCGAAACACTCGTCAATGTGATCAAATCCGGATTTGGAACCAAACATGGAAAACCACGGGGTCCAGATATGGGCCGGTACCAGAAATCCCTGGTCATTGACTTCCAGCATGATTTCCAGCAGATCTCTGGCATCCAGTCCCAGAATGGGACGGCCGTCCGAAGAGATATTGCCGATGGCATCCAGCCGGGCATTAAATTTTTTTACACTGGCCAAATCCGGAAAATAGATGATATTATGATTTTTGCGGACCCGGCCGGCTTTTTTATAGATATTGGAAATCTCCACCTGGAGCATGAAACGCACGGGATTCCGGCAGGAACCCGGCAATTGGGCATCGATTTTGTCCGCCAGCGGTTTTTTCAATACAAACAGACCGGGCTCCGCCGGTTCCAGACTGGATTCGATCTCTTTTACCCAGGCCGGGTGGGTAAAATCCCCGGTTCCCACAACGGTAATGCCTTTCACCTGGGCCGCGTGGTAGATGTTTTCCAAATCCAGGTTCCGGGCCGTGGCCCGGGAATACTTTGAATGAATGTGAAGGTCTGAAAAAAAAGCCATGGTCTGCCGCCTGAATGATCTGTTTGGTGTCTGGTTTTTATGTTATTTACATGATTTCAAGGAAATTGGAAACCCGGTTTCGGATAAAAGCGTAAACGCGCTTGACCCGATTTCACCTTGACCCCAGCAAAGGAATGCCCATGACCGCCACAACCCACCATGTATTGATCCTTGCATCCCCAGACACGGCCCAGGTTGTCCATGACGTCCTGGATGACCTGCCGGAACTGTTTTTCATCCAGGCGGAAACCACAGAAGATGCCCTGGCCCATATCGGTGCCCGGTCCCTGGCATTCATTGTCATGGATCCGTCCCTGCCGGATCTGGATGCGCCGTCCGTGACCGCCGGTCTGGCCGGACTGCCCCAGACAAGGATGCCGCCTGTCCTTTTGATCACGGATGATCATGAACGACTGGACCTGTACGACCAGGTCCCTCCTTTGCTCATCGACCATGTGACCCGACCTTTAGATTCCACCCTGATCCGGGCCAAGCTGTTGTTTTTTTCCGCCTTTTTCCGGCATCGCATTGCCATGGAACAAAGTATCCAGGAACTGGAAAAAGTCTATGACCGGTTCATGGAACAGCACCAGGCGATGTTGTCCCAGATCAGCGCCAAAAAAGAGCTGCTGGTATCGTTGTCCACATTCATCAATCAGGTCCACCCCTTTGTCTCCCGGATCCAGGCGGCCACCTTTTCTCTGCGCCAGGCCCCGGATCTTCCCCAGCGGCTGCACCCGAGCGTCACCCAGATTCGAACCGCCGGGAAACAGATGTCCCGGACCATCCAGAACCTGCGGCGATTCCGGAACCGGGAAACCGCGCAACCCGACCTTTTCACGGATCGGAACGGCCAGATCCGGCCCGGCCGGATTCTTTTTGCCACCCCTTTTTCCGATGAATACATGATTGTTCACCACCATCTGAACCATCGGATCAAAGCCGACCTGTTTCAGGCGGAATCCACGGATCAGGCCATGGCCGTGGCGGCGGATGTCCGGCCGGATCTTATTTTGATCCACCACAGGTTAAAAGACGGGTCCGGACTTCATCTTCTGGAAAAACTGGTCCGTCTGAAAACCCGGGCACCACTCATCTTCACCGTGGACGGCAACCACACGGATGCCGGGGCCGCAGCCATTGCATCGGGGGCCCAGGCATTTCTGATTCTGGAACAGACATCGGCCGTTGATCTGGCGGATACGGTTCAGCGTTCCCTGGAACAGGCGAAAATGACCCATCGCGTCCAAAACGCCATGAACCGCATCGAACTGATTTCCCGAAGAGACCAGTTGACCCAGCTGTTGAACCGCAGCGGATTCAATCAGACCCTGACCATGGAAATGGCCAAAGCCCGGCGATATCATCTGCCCCTTTCCATCATGCTGGCCAAAATCGACCCGTTCAAAGCATTCAACGACACCTTTGGACACAAGACCGGAGACGACATTCTGACCGTCTGTGCGGCCAGGATCAAAGCCATGGTCAGAGACGAAGACGTGGTGTGCCGGTTTGCCGCAGAAGATTTTGCCATTGTGCTTCCCAACACCGATTCGGACCGGGCC
The window above is part of the Desulfotignum phosphitoxidans DSM 13687 genome. Proteins encoded here:
- a CDS encoding UvrD-helicase domain-containing protein, with the translated sequence MAFFSDLHIHSKYSRATARNLDLENIYHAAQVKGITVVGTGDFTHPAWVKEIESSLEPAEPGLFVLKKPLADKIDAQLPGSCRNPVRFMLQVEISNIYKKAGRVRKNHNIIYFPDLASVKKFNARLDAIGNISSDGRPILGLDARDLLEIMLEVNDQGFLVPAHIWTPWFSMFGSKSGFDHIDECFEDLAPHIFAVETGLSSDPPMNWRVADLDHVRLMSNSDAHSPGYLGRNASVFNTKLDYFAMKKSLETLDLEGYQGTLDMYPDQGKYHFDGHRKCRVCLDPDETARVDGICPVCGRPLTLGVLHRVRELAERPVGFVPENRHGYTSIIPLADMLSDIFQVGPKTKKVTRYFDKAIQALGPELDILTQYSYDRIQTAGVPLLAEAVKRMRTGRIHVSPGHDGEYGKVQVFTPDELARFKGDRPLKMTLGGTPIEKAGIPEQAVAPQGSPAESTLPEQSRATAVSSSRPVLSSPNVAQDPEPGILTGLNESQHRAVTSAASAILITAGPGTGKTRTLTARIAYLLTENQVSPDRILALTFTNKAAKEIQERIQTVGPQGGSCVTAATFHGFCLSMLMAHDDLTDRLLEEDTRKELLKAALVQVTKKTTGQSRLADDMDLQISLCKQRLLGPEDDLSDAGPDPVLLKQVYAAYQQKMQDHGGMDFEDLIVRFYQLLIRSEPVRTLVQERFAHIFVDEYQDLNFGQYELVKLLAQHSRVFVIGDPDQSIYGFRGSDHRFFHRFASDYPGCEQIVLTRNYRSTQTILDASFQLMSKSRPDPGTQKIYSQVNGSRKLIIKETATETAEAVAVGKMIENMMGGMSLDAINARKNEDGEDTSYGFSDFAVLYRTRRQGDVFANVFQKHGIPFQSADRKAGFDRPQIQLLLSFFRLMTRRASARDVQGLSTHFQSQVPSETRQIRPERILGPVWDPVRDKPGHEQLAVMARFLKIEKTISRDPLAAAAYDRIQALARVYDDPDEFMNRLALDQDSDLLANGVEKVSLLTMHAAKGLEFPVVFVAGCEQGVIPFARTGGACDNPAEERRLFYVAMTRAKDLLCLTHARKRQMFGVRRKMQPSIFLTDIEARLTRQETLGRAVPDKKQPVQLELF
- a CDS encoding diguanylate cyclase, with the translated sequence MTATTHHVLILASPDTAQVVHDVLDDLPELFFIQAETTEDALAHIGARSLAFIVMDPSLPDLDAPSVTAGLAGLPQTRMPPVLLITDDHERLDLYDQVPPLLIDHVTRPLDSTLIRAKLLFFSAFFRHRIAMEQSIQELEKVYDRFMEQHQAMLSQISAKKELLVSLSTFINQVHPFVSRIQAATFSLRQAPDLPQRLHPSVTQIRTAGKQMSRTIQNLRRFRNRETAQPDLFTDRNGQIRPGRILFATPFSDEYMIVHHHLNHRIKADLFQAESTDQAMAVAADVRPDLILIHHRLKDGSGLHLLEKLVRLKTRAPLIFTVDGNHTDAGAAAIASGAQAFLILEQTSAVDLADTVQRSLEQAKMTHRVQNAMNRIELISRRDQLTQLLNRSGFNQTLTMEMAKARRYHLPLSIMLAKIDPFKAFNDTFGHKTGDDILTVCAARIKAMVRDEDVVCRFAAEDFAIVLPNTDSDRARILAERIRLHIFEHQMQIGTRLLQLTVSIGTASFKGGTAPDDKDLTLPALVHQAIHALDRAVKQGGNQIQS
- a CDS encoding lytic transglycosylase domain-containing protein, with protein sequence MTRLIFFFWAALWLMLPGPVHSDIYRYVDKDGVVHFTNTPTSPEYVLYMREHKKNDLRLTDPDRYDDLIRHAADQHGVPFSLIKAVIRVESAFKPTAVSPKGAKGLMQIMPVNFSSLSVTDPFDPSQNIMAGTRYLKQMLARYQQQIPLALAAYNAGPDAVDRYRQIPPFKETREYVRKVMALYNRYNQA
- the galU gene encoding UTP--glucose-1-phosphate uridylyltransferase GalU, which encodes MKIKKAVFPVAGLGTRFIPATKAMAKEMLPVVDKPLIQYAVEEAFQAGIEQIIFVTGRGKKALEDHFDRSFEIEIALEQKKKTDLLKQIRELVPPTGTIIYTRQHEPLGLGHAIWCARDIVGDEPFAVLLADDLIQTDKPVLSEMIKKFDRLRASMAAIMEVPRDQTDKYGILDATEVEQDIFRVNDMVEKPAPDQAPSNLAIIGRYILMPKIFELLGKKNKGAGDEIQLTDAMKTLLQEQPIFGYKFHGNRFDCGDKVGFQMANLAFALERPDMKDRLVEFIKSIRIGC